In Felis catus isolate Fca126 chromosome A2, F.catus_Fca126_mat1.0, whole genome shotgun sequence, the following proteins share a genomic window:
- the ICAM3 gene encoding intercellular adhesion molecule 3 isoform X1, which produces MGRGHGSWVPSRTPARSLSGAPIGGARGRLATMSPSGLLRGACRTTLISLLLVCCLLPPGAQGQKFPLRVEPQNPVLPAGGSFLVNCSTDCPKPKLITLETSLPKKPVGNGLGWAAFQLSSVTSDSQVLCSGFCDGFQMTASSDITVYRFPERVEMAPLPRWQPVGENLTLRCQVAGGAPRTNLTVVLLRGEEELSRQPAVGEPAEATVTVLAGRDDHLANFSCRTELDLRSRGLGLFQNSSAPRQLRTFALPVTPPHLVVPRLLEVGTTWSVNCTLDRLFPASEAQVQLALGNQMLNPAVESHGDTITATATVTASAEQEGAREIVCNLTLGSDSREARENLTIYRFWGPILNLSESSASEGTKVTVTCAAGARVQVTLDGVPAAAPGQPAQLQLIATERDDRRNFSCNATLEVDREILHRNRSVQLRVLYGPKIDQAKCPQRLTWKDRTTNVLRCQARGNPDPQLHCFQEGSQNEVPVGIPFTVMLNYSGTYSCRAVSSRGTHTVTVVMNVQGRNAHAVTIVMVVLVILGLVTTTAALVYVFGLQKRSDIYQVNQGSTWLPLTSRQPEEAVGEGPS; this is translated from the exons ATGGGGAGAGGGCATGGGAGCTGGGTGCCATCAAGGACCCCGGCCAGGTCCCTCTCTGGAGCTCCGATCGGAGGCGCGAGGGGAAG GCTGGCCACGATGTCACCCTCGGGGCTGCTGCGGGGGGCCTGCAGGACCACACTTATCTCCCTGCTCCTGGTCTGCTGTCTGCTGCCCCCAG GTGCCCAGGGGCAGAAGTTCccactgagggtggagccccaGAACCCCGTGCTGCCTGCAGGAGGGTCCTTCTTGGTGAACTGCAGCACGGATTGCCCCAAGCCCAAACTCATCACCCTGGAGACATCCCTACCCAAGAAGCCAGTGGGCAATGGCCTGGGCTGGGCAGCTTTCCAGCTCAGCAGTGTGACCAGTGACAGCCAGGTCCTCTGCTCCGGCTTCTGCGATGGCTTCCAGATGACAGCCTCCTCTGACATCACAGTATACC GGTTCCCGGAGCGCGTGGAGATGGCCCCCCTGCCCCGCTGGCAGCCCGTGGGCGAAAACCTTACCCTGCGCTGCCAGGTGGCCGGCGGGGCGCCCCGGACCAACCTCACGGTGGTGCTGCTCCGCGGGGAGGAGGAGCTGAGCCGGCAGCCGGCCGTCGGGGAGCCCGCCGAGGCCACGGTCACGGTGCTGGCGGGCAGAGACGACCACCTCGCCAATTTCTCGTGCCGCACGGAACTGGACTTGCGGTCCCGAGGGCTGGGTCTGTTCCAGAACAGCTCGGCCCCCAGGCAGCTCCGAACTTTCG CCCTGCCCGTGACCCCCCCACACCTCGTTGTCCCCCGGCTCTTGGAGGTGGGAACGACATGGTCCGTGAACTGCACCTTGGACCGGCTGTTCCCGGCCTCCGAGGCCCAGGTCCAACTGGCGCTGGGGAACCAGATGCTGAATCCTGCTGTCGAGAGCCATGGGGATACGATCACGGCCACAGCTACAGTCACAGCGAGCGCGGAGCAGGAGGGCGCTCGGGAGATTGTCTGCAACCTGACATTGGGGAGCGACAGCCGGGAGGCCCGAGAGAACTTGACCATCTACC GCTTCTGGGGGCCCATCCTAAACCTGAGTGAGTCCAGCGCCTCTGAGGGGACCAAAGTGACTGTGACTTGCGCGGCCGGGGCCCGAGTCCAGGTCACGCTGGACGGAGTTCCGGCTGCGGCCCCTGGCCAGCCTGCCCAGCTTCAGCTAATCGCCACCGAGAGGGATGACAGGCGCAACTTCTCCTGCAATGCCACGCTCGAGGTGGACAGGGAGATCTTACACAGGAACAGGAGCGTCCAGTTGCGTGTTCTGT ACGGTCCCAAGATTGACCAAGCCAAATGTCCCCAGCGCTTGACGTGGAAAGACAGAACCACCAATGTCCTGCGGTGCCAGGCCCGGGGCAATCCGGACCCCCAGTTGCACTGTTTTCAGGAAGGCTCCCAGAATGAGGTGCCCGTCGGGATTCCATTTACCGTCATGTTAAACTATAGTGGTACCTACTCCTGCCGGGCGGTCAGCTCTCGAGGCACACACACTGTGACCGTGGTGATGAACGTTCAGG GTCGGAATGCCCATGCTGTCACCATCGTCATGGTGGTGTTAGTGATCCTGGGGTTGGTGACTACCACTGCGGCCTTAGTGTACGTCTTCGGGTTGCAGAAGAGGAGTGACATTTACCAAGTGAACCAGGGGAGCACTTGGTTGCCCCTGACGTCTAGGCAGCCCGaggaggctgtgggggaggggccgtcCTGA
- the ICAM3 gene encoding intercellular adhesion molecule 3 isoform X2, whose translation MSPSGLLRGACRTTLISLLLVCCLLPPGAQGQKFPLRVEPQNPVLPAGGSFLVNCSTDCPKPKLITLETSLPKKPVGNGLGWAAFQLSSVTSDSQVLCSGFCDGFQMTASSDITVYRFPERVEMAPLPRWQPVGENLTLRCQVAGGAPRTNLTVVLLRGEEELSRQPAVGEPAEATVTVLAGRDDHLANFSCRTELDLRSRGLGLFQNSSAPRQLRTFALPVTPPHLVVPRLLEVGTTWSVNCTLDRLFPASEAQVQLALGNQMLNPAVESHGDTITATATVTASAEQEGAREIVCNLTLGSDSREARENLTIYRFWGPILNLSESSASEGTKVTVTCAAGARVQVTLDGVPAAAPGQPAQLQLIATERDDRRNFSCNATLEVDREILHRNRSVQLRVLYGPKIDQAKCPQRLTWKDRTTNVLRCQARGNPDPQLHCFQEGSQNEVPVGIPFTVMLNYSGTYSCRAVSSRGTHTVTVVMNVQGRNAHAVTIVMVVLVILGLVTTTAALVYVFGLQKRSDIYQVNQGSTWLPLTSRQPEEAVGEGPS comes from the exons ATGTCACCCTCGGGGCTGCTGCGGGGGGCCTGCAGGACCACACTTATCTCCCTGCTCCTGGTCTGCTGTCTGCTGCCCCCAG GTGCCCAGGGGCAGAAGTTCccactgagggtggagccccaGAACCCCGTGCTGCCTGCAGGAGGGTCCTTCTTGGTGAACTGCAGCACGGATTGCCCCAAGCCCAAACTCATCACCCTGGAGACATCCCTACCCAAGAAGCCAGTGGGCAATGGCCTGGGCTGGGCAGCTTTCCAGCTCAGCAGTGTGACCAGTGACAGCCAGGTCCTCTGCTCCGGCTTCTGCGATGGCTTCCAGATGACAGCCTCCTCTGACATCACAGTATACC GGTTCCCGGAGCGCGTGGAGATGGCCCCCCTGCCCCGCTGGCAGCCCGTGGGCGAAAACCTTACCCTGCGCTGCCAGGTGGCCGGCGGGGCGCCCCGGACCAACCTCACGGTGGTGCTGCTCCGCGGGGAGGAGGAGCTGAGCCGGCAGCCGGCCGTCGGGGAGCCCGCCGAGGCCACGGTCACGGTGCTGGCGGGCAGAGACGACCACCTCGCCAATTTCTCGTGCCGCACGGAACTGGACTTGCGGTCCCGAGGGCTGGGTCTGTTCCAGAACAGCTCGGCCCCCAGGCAGCTCCGAACTTTCG CCCTGCCCGTGACCCCCCCACACCTCGTTGTCCCCCGGCTCTTGGAGGTGGGAACGACATGGTCCGTGAACTGCACCTTGGACCGGCTGTTCCCGGCCTCCGAGGCCCAGGTCCAACTGGCGCTGGGGAACCAGATGCTGAATCCTGCTGTCGAGAGCCATGGGGATACGATCACGGCCACAGCTACAGTCACAGCGAGCGCGGAGCAGGAGGGCGCTCGGGAGATTGTCTGCAACCTGACATTGGGGAGCGACAGCCGGGAGGCCCGAGAGAACTTGACCATCTACC GCTTCTGGGGGCCCATCCTAAACCTGAGTGAGTCCAGCGCCTCTGAGGGGACCAAAGTGACTGTGACTTGCGCGGCCGGGGCCCGAGTCCAGGTCACGCTGGACGGAGTTCCGGCTGCGGCCCCTGGCCAGCCTGCCCAGCTTCAGCTAATCGCCACCGAGAGGGATGACAGGCGCAACTTCTCCTGCAATGCCACGCTCGAGGTGGACAGGGAGATCTTACACAGGAACAGGAGCGTCCAGTTGCGTGTTCTGT ACGGTCCCAAGATTGACCAAGCCAAATGTCCCCAGCGCTTGACGTGGAAAGACAGAACCACCAATGTCCTGCGGTGCCAGGCCCGGGGCAATCCGGACCCCCAGTTGCACTGTTTTCAGGAAGGCTCCCAGAATGAGGTGCCCGTCGGGATTCCATTTACCGTCATGTTAAACTATAGTGGTACCTACTCCTGCCGGGCGGTCAGCTCTCGAGGCACACACACTGTGACCGTGGTGATGAACGTTCAGG GTCGGAATGCCCATGCTGTCACCATCGTCATGGTGGTGTTAGTGATCCTGGGGTTGGTGACTACCACTGCGGCCTTAGTGTACGTCTTCGGGTTGCAGAAGAGGAGTGACATTTACCAAGTGAACCAGGGGAGCACTTGGTTGCCCCTGACGTCTAGGCAGCCCGaggaggctgtgggggaggggccgtcCTGA